Part of the Robbsia sp. KACC 23696 genome, TCGATGCCGAGGTCAATGCGATCGATCCCGAAAAAGGATCGATCATCATGATCATCGCTACCGATGCACCATTGGATGCGCGGCAATTGCGTCGGCTTGCCGGCCGCGCCGCGGCCGGTCTGGCGCGTACCGGTTCCAGCTATGGCCATGGCAGTGGCGATATTGCGTTGGCCTTCAGCACTGCCTACACGATTCCGCATACGCCGGATCGGCCCATGCCGGCCGTGACGACGGTCCACGAGACGCGCATCGACGCTTTGTTCCAAGCGGCTGCCGATAGCGTCGAGCAGGCGATCATCCACGCGCTGTGGCATGCCGAGCCCGTAACGGGTCGCGATGGTCAATCGCGCGCCCCTATACGCGATGTATTGGCCCGACTCGATGCCCGGACGACCTAGTCCTTTCCTCCCATCAAGCGATCTAGATGAAGATTCTGATTTCCGCCGATATCGAAGGCGTCGCCGGCGTCTACCACCACGAGCAGGTGCGCCCAGGCAATCCCGAATATGAGCGTGCGCGTCGTCTGATGGCCGCGGAAGCGAGCGCCGCTGTCGCGGGAGCGTTCGATGGCGGGGCGACCGAGGTGTATGTGAACGACTCACACGGCGGCTTCCGCAATATGCCGCCGGATCTGCTCGACGAGCGGGCGCAGGTCATCCAAGGCAAGCCGCGTTATCTTGGAATGGTCGCCGGCGTCGAGCTGGGCATCGACGGCGTCTGCCTTCTCGGCTATCACTCGCGGGCGCAAGGGCGGGGCATTCTCGCCCACACGATCAACAGCTTCGCCTTCGCGCGCGTCTGCGTCAACGGCCAGGAGCTCGGCGAGGCCGGACTGTACGGTGCCTTGGCCGGGGCGTACGACGCACCCGTCATCATGGGCAGCGGCGACGATGTGTTCATCGACGAAAACCGTTCGCTTTTTCCTCATGCGGTCTTTGTGCAGACGAAGCGCGCCACCGGTCAGTTGAGCGGCATCAGTCTGTCGCCGACGCGATCATGCGCGGCAATTCGAGATGGCGTGCAGCAAGCGGTCAAGGCCCAAGCGGGCACCATGGCAGGCTCGCGGCCGACGCCGCTCCGCCTTGACGCACCGATGCGGATTACGGTGCAGACACAGACACCGGCCCAGGCCGACTTGTTCTGCCAGTGGCCGACGCTGACCCGCACCGACGGGGATGCGCTGGCCTTCGACGCAGCCGATATCGAGACGGCGATCCGCATGCTGAATAGTCTGTCCGCGATGTCGTCGATGTTGCGATAGACGCCCCGCGTTAAAACGGCGAATTGGATATGATGCTGATTGCATCGTCCCAATTCAGCCCTTCCGCCGCCATGACCACTTCCGCCGTTCGACGTTTTGCCATTTCTAGTCGGCTTTTTCCGGCCCCCGTCCGGAAGCCATTGCCCGAAACCGGAGCGCGAGCGGTTGTCTCGCGCTCCCTGCCTTCGCGCCGATTTCTGGGATATCCGACACTTGTTGCCGCCCTTTGTCTTGCGGGGCTGTCATCGGCCCAGGCGCAGTCATCTGTCGAC contains:
- a CDS encoding M55 family metallopeptidase — protein: MKILISADIEGVAGVYHHEQVRPGNPEYERARRLMAAEASAAVAGAFDGGATEVYVNDSHGGFRNMPPDLLDERAQVIQGKPRYLGMVAGVELGIDGVCLLGYHSRAQGRGILAHTINSFAFARVCVNGQELGEAGLYGALAGAYDAPVIMGSGDDVFIDENRSLFPHAVFVQTKRATGQLSGISLSPTRSCAAIRDGVQQAVKAQAGTMAGSRPTPLRLDAPMRITVQTQTPAQADLFCQWPTLTRTDGDALAFDAADIETAIRMLNSLSAMSSMLR